A segment of the Aureliella helgolandensis genome:
TACCACCACGTGCATGTCGCTTGGATGTGGCCAATCCCCAGAGGGTGAAGCCCACCGCACCCCAACACAACCGGCGACCAAACTGGCTAAGAACACAATCTCCGCAAGCAAGAACAAGCCAAACACTACCCCTCCACGCGACAGCGGCAGGCCTGGCTGAAACTGCAAGTCTGGCGAGTTTGTTTCGGAGGGAGATACCATGCGGATCGCACTGGTGCGTGCTACCTAAAACCATGCGTGTATGCGACCAACAAGCGTCCGGTCGTTAGCGAATCCAGTAGGACAGCAGGATCAACAACATCGTCAACGGTAGGTGCAACAGACTCACGTGCAACATGCGGCGAGCCGTTTTCATATCTGGTGCCCGCACAAAACGAATGGCGGCTACCGTTTGCCACAGAGCGACTGCTACCGCACAAACCGTCAACAGACTGGCGAATAAACCAACCGGTGGCACGGACAACACCGCCAGCACGATCAGCGCCAACGATCCTAAAATGGCATGCCAAGCAGCACCTCGCCCAGAGGGATCGGTGACTGTAATCATCTTGTAGCCAGCCGCCGCATACTGCTCGCGGTACATGTAGGCAATCGCCATAAAGTGGGGAAGTTGCCAAGCCACCACCACGCCCAACAGAATCCAGGCGCGAACATCGATGAGCGATCCCTCCGCCGCCGTCCATCCCATCCAAACCGGCAATGCCCCGGGGAGAGTGCCAACCAATGTATTCGTCCAACTCAACATCTTGAGCGGCGTGTACACCCAGACGTAGAGTCCCCAGGTAGCCAAGCCGCACCACATCGTCGGCAAATTGACGAACACTGCTAAATAAACGGAACCCACCAGCACTAGGACCCAGCCCATACCTGCCGCTTGACTAGAGGCCACGTTCCCACTCGGTAGCGGGCGACGGCAAGTGCGATTCATCACCGCGTCGCGATCCCGCTCCAGCCACTGGTTCATCACACTGGCGCTCGCCGCCACAAGTGCTGTCCCCAGACAGGCATGGAACGCAACCCACATGGAGACGGAATTGCCAGCAGTGACCATCGCCATAATGACCGTTACCAGGATCATGACTAAGATCCGTGGCTTGGTCAATTCAATATAGTACGACAGCCGACCACGCGCCGCTGGGCTGGCCACAGCACCTGCGACCGACCCGAGTACGACTGGCGAAGAACCTGCCTGATTTGTAGTTTCCACTTTTACATTCACCTTAGTATTCAAGACGTGGTAGCAAAACGCTCACGTCCAACATTGGCTCGCACTCAGCGCATTCACCGATGCTTGCTTAACGCACGCGAAACAGCCTCCGAAGCCAATATTGCCCCGTAACGCTTGGTGGAGGAACGCCAAGCTCGCAACGCCGTCAACGTCGCCAAACTAACAATCAACGAGCCGGTGGCCATATGGGCCGTCACAATGAAACTCTCCCAATAGCCCTTAGCTAGAATCGTATAGCCTGCCAACGATTCTGTCACTTCCGGCCACGGTAACGCATAGTTTACGACCCAAGTCCCAATTCCCAAAACGATTTGTACGAGCACCAACAGGGCTAGGACGTACACCGGCCGCCTAACGGCTCCCGGCGGAAGACGCGACAGACCGACTACGGCAAATAATGCCACCGTTAACAGGAAGACTAGGGCCGCCAAACTCAAATGAGTGTGCACATACCCCATAAACGCCCGGTTGCTCATCGCCCCCGTCACATGCCGCAATTGGGCCCCCATAACGAGCTGCAAGTAGCTAATAACCACTAGGCTGGTAGACAATCTTACTCCCCACGGACCTGTCCGGCGTGGTGCCCCTAGCTCGCGGACGCGCCACCAACGCGAACTCATGACCGCCGTGGCCGTGGCAATTGCGAAGAACAATGGCCCGGTGCAACCATGGATCATGGCAAACGTACGTTGATCGAACAGGACGCGAGCCCCCCCCAAAGCCCCTTGGGCGATGATCGCCAACAATACGCCAGCACACCACCAGCGGAACCACCGTCGCTGCTCCCAAGCCCAAGCCGCTAACAGCAGCCCTATGGACAAGAACCCCGCCAAGGACGCGAGCAGCCGATGGCTATGCTCGACGAGCAGGTCAAAGGGGCCGTACAACCAAGTCGAAGCGGGGTAGGCGAACATATTCCAACCGTAGGTCCCCGGCCAATCGGGGACAGCCATCCCAGCATCGTAGGTCGTGACGAGTCCCCCCACCCAAATCAAAGGGAAAACGGAAATCGTCAAGACCACGGCTAGAGCGTGAACGATCCGACTGTAGCTGTTGGAACTCTCGTGAGTATCGATCTTGGTCACCCCATCACCTCCGGTGCCTCTGAGTGTGCAACCGTTTCCAGCCCGCCCTGCCCACTGGCCAAACGCCCGCCGGGCGGTTCCGTCTGTGGCTGAAAGTCGCGTGGATGGGCTGGATTACCGTACTGGTACGCCCCTCGATAAACCCACGGCTGGAAGTCGAAATTGCCGCGGCCTGGGGGACTAGGTGCAGCCCACTCTAGGGTATTGCTATTCCAAGGATTGCGCCCCACCCGTTGCCCCCAGAATACACTGCAAAGGAAGTTGAGGATGAAGATCAACTGGGATGCCATCGTCGCCAGTACACAAATTGCGATCACGCGATTCAGCGGGAGAATCTGCGTCGACAACTCGTAACGGTAGGAGTCCACATACCCTCTCGGCAGACTGCCGCCCCCTAACAAGTGCGTCGGAACGAAAGCACCTTGGAGAAAGACAAAGGTCAATGCAAAGTGGACTTTGCCCCAAAACTCACTCATTTGCCTACCGAACATCTTAGGGAACCAAAAATAGATACCCGCAAAAAAAGCCATCGCCATCACACCCGCCAAAGACGCCATGCCATAAACTCCCTGCGAGTAGGCAGTCTGCATCCCAACATTGGGCGTGGTTAGTATTCCCCAAACTGCTGCCAGCCCCCCCAGCGTAAACAGGGAAATAAACCCCAGCGCAAACAGCATGG
Coding sequences within it:
- the cyoE gene encoding heme o synthase produces the protein METTNQAGSSPVVLGSVAGAVASPAARGRLSYYIELTKPRILVMILVTVIMAMVTAGNSVSMWVAFHACLGTALVAASASVMNQWLERDRDAVMNRTCRRPLPSGNVASSQAAGMGWVLVLVGSVYLAVFVNLPTMWCGLATWGLYVWVYTPLKMLSWTNTLVGTLPGALPVWMGWTAAEGSLIDVRAWILLGVVVAWQLPHFMAIAYMYREQYAAAGYKMITVTDPSGRGAAWHAILGSLALIVLAVLSVPPVGLFASLLTVCAVAVALWQTVAAIRFVRAPDMKTARRMLHVSLLHLPLTMLLILLSYWIR
- a CDS encoding COX15/CtaA family protein, producing MTKIDTHESSNSYSRIVHALAVVLTISVFPLIWVGGLVTTYDAGMAVPDWPGTYGWNMFAYPASTWLYGPFDLLVEHSHRLLASLAGFLSIGLLLAAWAWEQRRWFRWWCAGVLLAIIAQGALGGARVLFDQRTFAMIHGCTGPLFFAIATATAVMSSRWWRVRELGAPRRTGPWGVRLSTSLVVISYLQLVMGAQLRHVTGAMSNRAFMGYVHTHLSLAALVFLLTVALFAVVGLSRLPPGAVRRPVYVLALLVLVQIVLGIGTWVVNYALPWPEVTESLAGYTILAKGYWESFIVTAHMATGSLIVSLATLTALRAWRSSTKRYGAILASEAVSRALSKHR